One window of the Lysobacter sp. S4-A87 genome contains the following:
- the guaA gene encoding glutamine-hydrolyzing GMP synthase, with protein MTDIHSDKILILDFGAQYTQLIARRIREIGVYCEIWAWDHDPAEIAKYGAKGIILSGGPESTTELGAPAAPQEVFDSGLPILGICYGMQTLAAQLGGATEAADAREFGHAEVELVARDALLGGLSDHDGEPRIDVWMSHGDHVAKAPPGWTVTAVTDRIPVAAMALESKRWYGVQFHPEVTHTKQGTTLLRRFVTDICGCKTLWTAAHIIDDQIARVREKVGSDEVILGLSGGVDSSVVAALLHKAIGNQLTCVFVDTGLLRWNEGDQVMAMFAEHMGVKVVRVNAADRYFNALKGVDDPEAKRKIIGNLFVEIFDEESSKLANARWLAQGTIYPDVIESAGSKTGKAHVIKSHHNVGGLPENMKLGLVEPLRELFKDEVRRLGVELGLPRAMVYRHPFPGPGLGVRILGEVKREYAELLAKADHIFIEELRKADLYDRTSQAFAVFLPVKSVGVVGDARAYEWVIALRAVETIDFMTAHWAHLPYDFLGRVSNRIINELRGVSRVVYDISGKPPATIEWE; from the coding sequence ATGACCGACATCCACAGCGACAAGATCCTGATCCTCGACTTCGGCGCGCAGTACACGCAGCTGATCGCCCGCCGCATCCGCGAGATCGGCGTCTACTGCGAGATCTGGGCCTGGGACCACGACCCGGCCGAGATCGCGAAGTACGGGGCCAAGGGCATCATCCTGTCGGGTGGCCCGGAATCGACGACCGAGCTTGGTGCGCCCGCCGCGCCGCAGGAAGTGTTCGATTCGGGCCTGCCGATCCTGGGCATCTGCTACGGCATGCAGACCCTGGCCGCACAGCTGGGTGGCGCCACCGAGGCCGCCGATGCCCGCGAATTCGGCCATGCCGAAGTCGAGCTGGTCGCGCGTGACGCGCTGCTCGGCGGCCTGTCCGACCACGACGGCGAACCGCGCATCGACGTGTGGATGAGCCACGGCGACCACGTCGCCAAGGCGCCGCCGGGCTGGACCGTCACCGCGGTCACCGACCGCATCCCGGTCGCGGCCATGGCGCTGGAATCCAAGCGCTGGTACGGCGTGCAGTTCCACCCGGAAGTGACCCACACCAAGCAGGGCACGACCCTGCTGCGCCGCTTCGTCACCGACATCTGCGGCTGCAAGACGCTGTGGACCGCCGCGCACATCATCGACGACCAGATCGCCCGCGTGCGCGAGAAGGTCGGCTCCGACGAGGTCATCCTCGGCCTGTCCGGCGGCGTCGACTCCTCGGTCGTGGCCGCGCTGCTGCACAAGGCCATCGGCAACCAGCTGACCTGCGTGTTCGTCGATACCGGCCTGCTGCGCTGGAACGAAGGCGACCAGGTGATGGCGATGTTCGCCGAGCACATGGGCGTGAAGGTCGTGCGCGTGAATGCCGCCGACCGCTACTTCAACGCCCTCAAGGGCGTCGACGACCCGGAAGCCAAACGCAAGATCATCGGCAACCTGTTCGTCGAGATCTTCGACGAGGAGTCGTCCAAGCTCGCCAACGCCAGGTGGCTGGCGCAGGGCACGATCTACCCCGACGTGATCGAGTCTGCCGGCAGCAAGACCGGCAAGGCCCACGTCATCAAGAGCCACCACAACGTCGGCGGCCTGCCCGAGAACATGAAGCTCGGCCTGGTCGAGCCACTGCGTGAACTGTTCAAGGACGAAGTGCGGCGCCTGGGCGTCGAGCTCGGCCTGCCGCGCGCGATGGTCTACCGCCATCCGTTCCCGGGTCCGGGCCTGGGCGTGCGCATCCTCGGCGAGGTCAAGCGCGAGTACGCCGAGCTGCTGGCAAAGGCCGACCACATCTTCATCGAGGAGCTGCGCAAGGCCGACCTGTACGACCGCACCAGCCAGGCCTTCGCAGTGTTCCTGCCGGTCAAGTCGGTCGGTGTGGTGGGTGATGCGCGGGCCTACGAGTGGGTGATCGCGCTGCGCGCAGTCGAGACCATCGACTTCATGACGGCGCATTGGGCGCACCTGCCGTACGATTTCCTGGGCAGGGTTTCCAACCGTATTATCAATGAGTTGCGCGGTGTTTCTCGTGTTGTCTATGACATCAGTGGCAAGCCGCCCGCGACCATCGAGTGGGAGTGA
- the bamB gene encoding outer membrane protein assembly factor BamB, giving the protein MKHRSMLLRTSLVLLCAASLAGCSTVKGWFGGDKKKDDGKPNEPTELTDITPSVTVSKLWSANAGKGEGRMGARQGPVVADGRVYAAAIEGGVHAFDLQNGKSIWEYRPDKKVELGVSGGPGVGEGLVVVGGLNGEVIALDATTGEKKWEAKVPNEVIAAPAIGMGAVFVRSNDGRVTAFDAANGERRWFWVQEVPMLSVRGNDAPQLGPGFVFIGNDDGSVSALSATDGRPLWEQAVGQGEGRTELDRMADVDGTPVLEGTTLYATSFKKQTLAIDAPSGRPMWQSEHGGAGRIGMGSDRLVVTDSGSIVFGLDKSGGSALWQQPGLARRNVTGAAVQGDYAVVADFDGYVHWLKLDNGEFAARERVGGKAVRAAPVVADGIAIIQNVSGELTAFRLQ; this is encoded by the coding sequence ATGAAGCACCGCTCGATGCTGCTGCGTACCTCCCTCGTGCTGCTGTGCGCGGCATCGCTCGCGGGCTGCTCGACGGTCAAGGGCTGGTTCGGCGGCGACAAGAAAAAGGACGATGGCAAGCCCAACGAGCCCACCGAACTGACCGACATCACCCCGTCGGTGACCGTCTCCAAGCTGTGGTCGGCCAACGCCGGCAAGGGCGAGGGACGGATGGGCGCGCGCCAGGGGCCGGTCGTCGCCGATGGTCGTGTCTACGCCGCCGCGATCGAAGGCGGCGTGCATGCCTTCGACCTGCAGAACGGCAAGTCGATCTGGGAATACCGCCCGGACAAGAAGGTCGAGCTGGGCGTGTCCGGTGGTCCTGGCGTCGGCGAAGGCCTGGTGGTTGTCGGCGGCCTCAATGGCGAAGTGATCGCGCTCGACGCGACGACCGGCGAGAAGAAGTGGGAGGCCAAGGTCCCCAACGAAGTCATCGCGGCGCCGGCGATCGGCATGGGCGCGGTGTTCGTGCGTTCCAATGACGGTCGGGTCACGGCCTTTGATGCCGCCAACGGCGAACGCCGCTGGTTCTGGGTGCAGGAAGTGCCGATGCTGTCAGTGCGCGGCAACGACGCTCCGCAGCTCGGCCCGGGTTTTGTCTTTATCGGCAACGACGACGGTTCGGTATCGGCGCTGTCGGCAACCGACGGGCGTCCGTTGTGGGAGCAGGCAGTGGGCCAGGGTGAAGGCCGCACCGAGCTCGACCGCATGGCCGACGTCGATGGCACGCCGGTGCTGGAAGGCACCACGCTGTACGCGACCAGCTTCAAGAAGCAGACGCTGGCCATCGATGCGCCGAGCGGCCGTCCGATGTGGCAGAGCGAGCACGGTGGCGCCGGTCGGATCGGCATGGGCAGCGACCGTCTGGTCGTGACCGATTCGGGCAGCATCGTATTCGGCCTCGACAAGTCCGGCGGCAGCGCCCTGTGGCAGCAGCCGGGCCTGGCCCGCCGCAATGTCACCGGCGCGGCGGTGCAGGGCGATTACGCCGTGGTCGCCGACTTCGACGGTTACGTCCACTGGCTCAAGCTCGACAATGGTGAGTTCGCCGCCCGCGAGCGCGTCGGCGGCAAGGCCGTGCGGGCCGCTCCGGTGGTGGCCGACGGCATCGCCATCATCCAGAACGTGTCGGGCGAACTGACGGCTTTCCGCCTCCAGTAA
- the moeB gene encoding molybdopterin-synthase adenylyltransferase MoeB — MNIEEISPTEALRRLRAGAVLIDVRESHERATGFAEGARGIAKAELEANPGQALPDLDAPIVLICQSGRRSLQAAQALQEAGYGRLSSVEGGTTRWIADGLPLTRPEGDFDFYDRYSRHLRLPEVGEAGQRRLQAARIAMVGAGGLGSPAAYYLAAAGIGTLVLADDDVVDRSNLQRQILHTEDRIGVAKVESARVALSALNPTVTIEAFPERITAANVERLIADADVVIDGADNFPVRYLINDACVKLAKPLVYGAVHRFEGQVSVFDAGRHRGHAPCYRCLFPEPPPPEAAPNCSEAGVLGVLPGVIGMLQATEAIKLVLGLGDPLAGRLLNFDALAMKFRETRLSADPECPVCAAGREFPGYIDYVQFCAG, encoded by the coding sequence ATGAACATCGAAGAGATCTCCCCGACCGAGGCGCTGCGCCGCCTGCGCGCCGGTGCGGTACTGATCGACGTGCGCGAGTCGCACGAGCGCGCCACCGGTTTTGCCGAGGGCGCCCGCGGTATCGCGAAAGCGGAGTTGGAGGCGAATCCGGGACAGGCACTTCCCGACCTGGATGCCCCCATCGTGCTGATCTGCCAGTCCGGTCGACGTTCGCTGCAGGCCGCGCAGGCGCTGCAGGAGGCGGGCTATGGCCGGCTGTCCTCGGTCGAAGGTGGCACCACGCGCTGGATCGCCGACGGCCTGCCGCTCACCAGGCCCGAGGGCGATTTCGACTTCTACGACCGCTACTCGCGCCACCTGCGCCTGCCGGAAGTGGGCGAGGCCGGACAGCGTCGATTGCAGGCGGCGCGCATCGCGATGGTCGGCGCCGGTGGACTTGGCTCGCCCGCGGCCTACTACCTGGCCGCGGCCGGCATCGGCACGCTGGTGCTGGCCGACGACGACGTGGTCGATCGCAGCAACCTGCAGCGACAGATCCTGCACACCGAGGACCGCATCGGCGTGGCCAAGGTGGAGTCGGCGCGCGTGGCACTGTCGGCGCTCAATCCGACGGTGACGATCGAGGCGTTCCCGGAACGCATCACGGCGGCCAACGTCGAGCGCCTGATCGCCGACGCCGACGTGGTGATCGACGGTGCCGACAACTTCCCGGTGCGCTACCTGATCAACGATGCCTGCGTGAAGCTGGCCAAGCCACTGGTCTACGGCGCCGTGCACCGTTTCGAAGGACAGGTCAGCGTGTTCGACGCCGGGCGCCATCGCGGCCATGCGCCGTGCTATCGCTGCCTGTTCCCCGAGCCGCCTCCGCCGGAGGCCGCACCGAACTGCTCCGAAGCCGGCGTGCTCGGCGTCCTGCCGGGCGTGATCGGCATGCTCCAGGCCACCGAGGCGATCAAGCTGGTGCTGGGGCTGGGCGATCCGCTGGCCGGTAGGCTGCTGAACTTCGACGCGCTGGCGATGAAGTTCCGCGAGACGCGCCTGTCGGCCGATCCGGAATGCCCGGTCTGTGCGGCAGGCCGCGAGTTCCCGGGGTACATCGACTACGTGCAGTTCTGCGCGGGCTAG
- a CDS encoding DUF1244 domain-containing protein, which produces MTDTDFETTQIEAAAFRRLLQHLMVERTDVQNIDLMIHAGFCRNCLSDWYREAAEQRGITMTKDEAREAIYGMPFAQWKAEHQKEATPEQLAAFEAARRRHAG; this is translated from the coding sequence ATGACCGACACCGATTTCGAAACCACCCAGATCGAGGCCGCCGCCTTCCGGCGCCTTCTCCAGCACTTGATGGTCGAGCGCACCGACGTGCAGAACATCGACCTGATGATCCATGCCGGCTTCTGCCGCAACTGCCTGTCCGACTGGTACCGCGAGGCCGCCGAGCAACGCGGCATCACGATGACCAAGGACGAAGCACGCGAGGCGATCTACGGCATGCCCTTCGCTCAATGGAAGGCCGAGCACCAGAAAGAGGCGACTCCCGAACAGCTGGCCGCATTCGAGGCGGCGCGGCGCAGGCACGCGGGCTGA
- the der gene encoding ribosome biogenesis GTPase Der, whose product MLPLVALVGRPNVGKSTLFNALTRSRDALVHDEPGVTRDRHYGVCRPEGKQSFAVVDTGGIAGEDEGLAGATARQARSAAEEADLVLFIVDGREGASALDDEILAWLRKSARPTTLVINKIDGIDAQAARNDFARYGFSDVITVSSAHRQGIDELIDHSLQRLPEEGAATELDSDPSRIRIAFIGRPNVGKSTLVNRLLGEERMIASEVPGTTRDSVAIDMERDGRLYRLIDTAGLRRKSRVDEAVEKFSIIKTLQAIEQCQVAVIMLDAGEGVTDQDASVLGYALDAGRALVVAVNKWDNQTDYQRQQAEQLLARKLGFVDWAEAVRISAKHGSGLRELFKAIHRAHASATHEFSTSEVNKALEVAYETNPPPVVRGHVPKLRYAHPAANNPPTFVVHGTRLRTLSDSYKRYLENFFRKRFKLVGTPVRFVFKEGTNPYEGKKNVLSERQVVKKRRMIRHVKRGK is encoded by the coding sequence ATGCTTCCGCTAGTTGCCCTCGTTGGTCGCCCCAACGTCGGAAAATCGACCCTCTTCAATGCGCTCACGCGCAGCCGTGACGCCCTGGTCCATGACGAGCCGGGTGTGACCCGCGATCGCCACTACGGTGTCTGCCGGCCGGAGGGCAAGCAGTCGTTTGCCGTCGTCGATACCGGAGGCATCGCCGGCGAAGACGAGGGGCTGGCCGGCGCGACGGCGCGCCAGGCCCGGTCCGCGGCCGAGGAAGCCGACCTGGTGTTGTTCATCGTCGACGGCCGCGAAGGCGCCTCGGCCCTGGATGACGAGATCCTGGCCTGGCTGCGCAAGTCCGCGCGCCCGACCACGCTGGTGATCAACAAGATCGACGGCATCGATGCCCAGGCCGCCCGCAACGATTTCGCCCGCTATGGCTTCAGCGACGTCATCACCGTGTCGTCGGCACACCGCCAGGGCATCGACGAACTGATCGACCACAGCCTGCAGCGGCTGCCGGAAGAGGGTGCGGCGACCGAACTCGATTCCGATCCTTCGCGCATCCGCATCGCCTTCATCGGCCGCCCCAACGTGGGCAAGTCGACGCTGGTCAACCGCCTGCTGGGCGAGGAGCGGATGATCGCCTCCGAAGTGCCGGGCACCACCCGCGATTCGGTCGCCATCGACATGGAGCGCGACGGCCGCCTGTACCGCCTGATCGACACCGCCGGCCTGCGTCGCAAGTCGCGCGTCGACGAGGCGGTGGAGAAGTTCTCGATCATCAAGACCCTGCAGGCGATCGAGCAGTGCCAGGTCGCGGTGATCATGCTCGACGCCGGCGAAGGCGTGACGGACCAGGACGCCAGCGTGCTTGGTTACGCGCTCGACGCCGGCCGTGCCCTCGTCGTGGCGGTCAACAAGTGGGACAACCAGACCGACTACCAGCGCCAGCAGGCCGAGCAGTTGCTCGCCCGCAAACTGGGTTTTGTCGACTGGGCCGAGGCGGTGCGAATCAGCGCCAAGCATGGCTCGGGTCTGCGCGAACTGTTCAAGGCGATCCACCGCGCGCACGCTTCGGCAACGCACGAATTCAGCACCAGCGAAGTCAACAAGGCGCTGGAAGTGGCTTACGAGACCAACCCGCCGCCGGTCGTGCGCGGGCACGTCCCCAAGCTGCGCTACGCCCACCCGGCAGCCAACAATCCGCCGACGTTCGTCGTCCATGGCACGCGCCTGCGCACGCTCAGCGATTCCTACAAGCGCTACCTGGAGAACTTCTTCCGCAAGCGCTTCAAGCTGGTCGGCACGCCGGTGCGCTTCGTGTTCAAGGAAGGCACGAACCCGTACGAAGGCAAGAAGAACGTGCTCAGTGAGCGCCAGGTCGTCAAGAAGCGCCGCATGATCCGGCACGTCAAGCGCGGCAAGTGA
- a CDS encoding NTP transferase domain-containing protein, whose amino-acid sequence MKPTLDPAQVTLGILAGGRATRLGGVDKAWLERDGLAQVIRWQRRFSGETAAVLVSANGDTGRYAEAGLRAVTDRVAGGLGPLAGIDALAAACSTPWLLTVPVDLVGVNECLLPTLASAAGNVGAFAVDDDGPQPLVALWSLEALQPAARDALARGEVAVHALQASLGMAAIRLDGVRFGNLNTPDDLAAAGIKPPR is encoded by the coding sequence ATGAAACCTACGCTTGACCCCGCCCAGGTCACCCTCGGCATCCTTGCCGGTGGCCGTGCCACGCGGTTGGGTGGTGTCGACAAGGCATGGCTCGAGCGCGACGGATTGGCACAGGTGATCCGTTGGCAGCGCCGCTTCTCGGGCGAGACCGCCGCGGTCCTGGTCAGTGCCAATGGCGATACCGGGCGCTATGCCGAGGCCGGGCTGCGCGCTGTCACCGATCGGGTGGCGGGCGGATTGGGCCCGTTGGCCGGCATCGATGCGTTGGCCGCTGCCTGTTCGACGCCGTGGCTGCTCACCGTGCCGGTCGATCTGGTCGGCGTCAACGAATGCCTGCTGCCGACGCTGGCATCGGCGGCCGGCAACGTCGGCGCCTTTGCCGTGGACGACGACGGTCCGCAGCCGCTGGTTGCCCTGTGGTCGCTGGAGGCGCTGCAGCCCGCCGCCAGGGACGCCCTGGCACGCGGCGAGGTGGCGGTTCATGCGCTGCAGGCCTCGCTTGGCATGGCGGCGATACGACTGGACGGCGTACGCTTCGGCAATCTCAATACGCCCGATGACCTGGCCGCGGCCGGCATCAAGCCCCCCAGATGA
- the glp gene encoding gephyrin-like molybdotransferase Glp, with protein MTFPIALLFDDALAIVREVAAAHRLETETLALSRTHGRVLASDVHAPLSLPPFDNSAMDGFALRHQDLRDGETTLHLAGEQFAGRSLGLQVDPGQCVRITTGAPMPGGADTVVIKENCRVDGDRMTVVGHAVIGSNVRRAGEDVAAGDQVLRAGSLLTPARVSLAASLGLASLPVTRRPTVAVFSSGDELVEPGMALAQGEIYDSNRELLMGLLRADGLEPTAWPRLPDDPRRVEIALRDAACAFDIVITCGAVSAGEKDHIPAVLAQFGQTHFWKVRMKPGMPLLFGSLDQARVLGLPGNPVSVFATYLSFGRALIDALQGRSDPRPVERAQLVAPIDKEHPRREFMRARVFCDDHGVLRADPNPAVGSHRLRAVADSNALIVIPDGPQRLAAGEVVEVLRYA; from the coding sequence ATGACATTCCCGATTGCATTGCTGTTCGACGACGCGCTCGCCATCGTCCGCGAGGTCGCGGCGGCGCACCGACTCGAAACCGAAACCCTCGCGCTTTCGCGTACGCATGGCCGTGTCCTCGCCAGTGACGTGCACGCGCCGCTGTCACTGCCGCCCTTCGACAACAGTGCGATGGACGGCTTTGCCCTGCGCCACCAGGACCTGCGCGATGGCGAGACGACCCTGCATCTGGCGGGCGAACAGTTCGCGGGACGGTCCCTGGGCCTGCAGGTCGATCCGGGCCAGTGCGTGCGCATCACCACCGGCGCACCGATGCCGGGCGGTGCGGACACGGTCGTGATCAAGGAGAACTGCCGGGTCGATGGCGATCGCATGACGGTTGTCGGCCACGCGGTCATCGGCTCCAACGTCCGCCGCGCAGGCGAGGACGTAGCGGCCGGTGACCAGGTGCTGCGCGCGGGCTCATTGCTGACGCCCGCGCGCGTGTCACTGGCTGCCTCGCTGGGGTTGGCGTCGTTGCCGGTGACGCGGCGACCGACCGTGGCGGTGTTCAGTTCCGGCGATGAGCTGGTCGAACCGGGCATGGCGCTGGCGCAGGGCGAGATCTACGACAGCAACCGTGAACTGCTGATGGGGCTCCTGCGCGCCGACGGCCTTGAGCCGACCGCCTGGCCGCGCCTGCCTGACGACCCCAGGCGGGTCGAGATTGCGCTGCGCGATGCTGCCTGTGCCTTCGATATCGTGATCACCTGTGGCGCGGTCTCGGCCGGCGAGAAGGACCACATCCCGGCGGTGCTGGCGCAGTTCGGCCAGACCCACTTCTGGAAGGTGCGGATGAAACCCGGCATGCCGTTGCTGTTCGGCAGCCTCGACCAGGCACGCGTGCTTGGCCTGCCGGGCAATCCGGTGTCGGTGTTCGCCACGTACCTCTCGTTCGGGCGCGCCCTGATCGACGCGCTGCAGGGGCGCAGCGACCCGCGGCCGGTCGAACGGGCCCAGCTCGTCGCGCCGATCGACAAAGAGCACCCGCGGCGTGAGTTCATGCGCGCGCGCGTGTTCTGCGATGACCATGGCGTGCTGCGTGCGGATCCGAACCCGGCAGTCGGCTCCCACCGCCTGCGCGCGGTGGCCGATTCCAATGCGCTGATCGTGATTCCCGACGGACCGCAGCGGCTGGCCGCAGGCGAGGTGGTCGAGGTGCTGCGCTATGCGTAG
- a CDS encoding alpha/beta hydrolase codes for MRKQLLGWAALPVIGYAGICAWLFAKQRELIYLPQETRVDAAQTNFAIERDGVRLRGWVVNPARHEPVIYFGGNAERVENRREQLARVLPGRSIYLIAYRGYGANDGAPSESALFADALAVFDEVQTRHPGEAISVIGSSLGSGVASYVASQRPVARLVLVAPFDSLAAVAQSHYRIFPVRWIVKDRFDSASYLHRYQGDVMVIRAGRDQVIPAASTNRLIAALGRPPQVVDLPQANHNTIGTDPGFEQALQQFMP; via the coding sequence ATGCGCAAACAACTGCTCGGCTGGGCGGCCCTGCCGGTAATCGGATACGCCGGTATCTGCGCGTGGCTGTTCGCCAAGCAGCGCGAGCTGATCTACCTGCCGCAGGAAACGCGCGTCGACGCGGCGCAGACCAACTTCGCCATCGAGCGCGATGGCGTGCGCCTGCGCGGCTGGGTCGTCAATCCCGCCCGCCACGAGCCGGTGATCTATTTCGGCGGCAATGCCGAGCGTGTCGAGAACCGGCGCGAGCAACTCGCGCGCGTGCTGCCGGGGCGCAGCATCTACCTGATCGCGTATCGCGGTTATGGCGCGAACGATGGCGCGCCCAGTGAATCGGCACTGTTTGCCGACGCACTGGCGGTGTTCGACGAAGTGCAGACCCGCCATCCCGGCGAGGCCATCTCGGTGATCGGCTCCAGCCTGGGCAGCGGCGTTGCGAGCTATGTCGCATCGCAGCGGCCGGTGGCACGGCTGGTACTGGTGGCGCCGTTCGACAGCCTCGCCGCGGTCGCGCAGTCGCATTACCGGATCTTCCCGGTGCGCTGGATCGTCAAGGACCGCTTCGATTCAGCCAGCTACCTGCATCGCTACCAGGGCGATGTGATGGTCATTCGCGCCGGACGCGACCAGGTCATTCCGGCCGCCAGCACCAATCGCCTGATCGCTGCACTCGGACGACCACCGCAAGTGGTCGACCTGCCCCAGGCCAACCACAACACGATCGGTACCGATCCGGGATTCGAGCAGGCTCTGCAGCAGTTCATGCCCTAG
- the folD gene encoding bifunctional methylenetetrahydrofolate dehydrogenase/methenyltetrahydrofolate cyclohydrolase FolD, translating to MTASTPTARILDGKRIADDLLDNLKARVDARVAAGKSRPGLAVVLVGNDPASSVYVRNKRRAAEKVGIRAIDYDLPADTGNDELLALIDRLNADPEVHGILVQLPLPDRRDATGLIHRIDPRKDVDGFHPENVGHLALRQFGLRPCTPRGITTLLAYTDKAVRGQSATIVGVSNHVGRPMALELLIAGCTVTSCHKFTPPEVLEASIRNADILVVAVGRPGLIPGEWVKPGAVVIDVGINRLDDGRLVGDVGFAAAAERASWITPVPGGVGPMTVATLMQNTLEAAEAADSGRGWSPVS from the coding sequence ATGACCGCCTCGACCCCTACCGCCCGCATCCTCGACGGCAAGCGCATTGCCGACGACCTGCTCGACAACCTCAAGGCCCGGGTCGACGCGCGGGTCGCGGCCGGCAAGTCGCGCCCCGGCCTGGCGGTGGTGCTGGTCGGCAACGATCCGGCGTCCAGTGTCTATGTCCGCAACAAACGGCGGGCCGCGGAAAAAGTGGGCATCCGCGCCATCGACTACGACCTGCCGGCCGACACCGGCAACGACGAGCTGCTGGCCCTGATCGACCGGCTCAACGCCGACCCGGAGGTCCACGGCATCCTGGTCCAGCTGCCGCTGCCCGACCGCCGCGACGCAACCGGGCTGATCCACCGCATCGATCCGCGCAAGGACGTCGACGGCTTCCATCCCGAGAACGTCGGCCACCTGGCCCTGCGCCAGTTCGGCCTGCGCCCGTGCACGCCGCGCGGCATCACGACCCTGCTGGCCTATACCGACAAGGCCGTGCGCGGGCAGAGCGCGACGATCGTGGGCGTGTCCAACCATGTCGGCCGGCCTATGGCGCTGGAGCTGCTGATCGCCGGCTGCACCGTCACCAGTTGCCATAAGTTCACCCCGCCGGAAGTGCTGGAAGCCTCGATCCGCAACGCCGACATCCTGGTGGTCGCGGTCGGTCGCCCGGGCCTGATCCCGGGCGAATGGGTCAAGCCGGGCGCAGTGGTGATCGACGTCGGCATCAACCGCCTCGACGACGGCCGCCTCGTCGGCGACGTCGGCTTCGCCGCCGCGGCTGAACGCGCCAGCTGGATCACCCCGGTTCCCGGCGGCGTCGGCCCGATGACCGTGGCGACGTTGATGCAGAACACGCTGGAGGCCGCGGAGGCCGCCGATTCGGGTCGCGGCTGGTCGCCGGTGTCCTGA
- the guaB gene encoding IMP dehydrogenase: MLRIQAEALTYDDVSLVPAHSVVLPKDVSLSTRLTRDLTIRLPILSAAMDTVSEARLAIAMAQLGGISIIHKNMSVQAQAAQIASVKKFEAGVIKEPFTVGPDTTIAEVLKLTRARNISGVPVVEGGHLLGIVTSRDMRFEKKLDDPVRHIMTKKDRLITVREGATDEEVLNLLHKHRIEKVLVVNDGFELRGLITVKDIQKKSDNPNAAYDSSERLLVGAAVGVGGDTEARVEALASAGVDVVVVDTAHGHSQGVLDRVKWVKKNFPQLQVIGGNIVTGDAALALMDNGADAVKVGVGPGSICTTRIVAGVGVPQVTAVAMVAEALQDRIPLIADGGIRYSGDIGKALVAGASTVMVGGLFAGTEEAPGEVELFQGRSYKSYRGMGSIGAMEQGSKDRYFQDASDADKLVPEGIEGRVPYRGPLRNVVHQLAGGLRATMGYVGCATIEDMRKKPSFVRITNAGARESHVHDVQITKEPPNYRAG, translated from the coding sequence ATGCTGCGCATCCAGGCTGAAGCACTGACCTACGACGACGTCTCGCTCGTCCCGGCCCACTCGGTCGTCCTGCCCAAGGACGTCTCGCTCTCCACCCGCCTTACCCGCGACCTCACCATACGTCTGCCGATCCTGTCGGCGGCGATGGACACGGTCAGCGAGGCACGCCTGGCCATTGCGATGGCTCAGCTGGGCGGAATCAGCATCATCCACAAGAACATGAGCGTGCAGGCGCAGGCGGCGCAGATCGCCTCGGTCAAGAAGTTCGAGGCCGGCGTGATCAAGGAACCGTTCACCGTCGGCCCCGACACCACCATCGCCGAAGTGCTCAAGCTCACCCGCGCCCGCAACATTTCCGGCGTGCCGGTGGTGGAGGGCGGTCATCTGCTCGGCATCGTCACCAGCCGTGACATGCGCTTCGAGAAGAAGCTCGACGATCCGGTCCGCCACATCATGACCAAGAAGGACCGCCTGATCACGGTGCGCGAAGGCGCCACCGACGAGGAAGTCCTGAACCTGCTGCACAAGCACCGCATCGAAAAGGTGCTGGTGGTCAACGACGGCTTCGAGCTGCGCGGCCTGATCACGGTCAAGGACATCCAGAAGAAGTCCGACAATCCCAACGCCGCCTACGACAGCAGCGAGCGCCTGCTGGTCGGCGCCGCGGTCGGCGTCGGTGGCGACACCGAAGCGCGCGTGGAAGCACTGGCTTCCGCCGGCGTGGACGTGGTCGTGGTCGATACCGCGCACGGACACTCGCAGGGCGTGCTCGACCGCGTGAAGTGGGTGAAGAAGAACTTCCCGCAGCTGCAGGTCATCGGCGGCAACATCGTCACCGGCGATGCCGCGCTGGCGCTGATGGACAACGGCGCCGACGCGGTCAAGGTCGGCGTCGGCCCGGGCTCGATCTGCACCACGCGGATTGTCGCCGGCGTCGGCGTGCCGCAGGTCACCGCGGTGGCGATGGTGGCCGAGGCGCTGCAGGATCGCATCCCGCTGATCGCCGACGGCGGCATCCGCTACTCGGGCGATATCGGCAAGGCGCTGGTCGCCGGTGCCTCCACGGTGATGGTCGGCGGCCTGTTCGCCGGCACCGAGGAAGCGCCGGGCGAAGTCGAACTGTTCCAGGGCCGCAGCTACAAGAGCTACCGCGGCATGGGCAGCATCGGCGCGATGGAGCAGGGCTCCAAGGACCGCTACTTCCAGGACGCATCGGACGCCGACAAGCTCGTGCCCGAAGGCATCGAAGGTCGCGTTCCGTATCGCGGTCCGCTGCGCAACGTCGTCCATCAGCTCGCCGGCGGTTTGCGCGCGACGATGGGCTACGTCGGCTGCGCGACGATCGAGGACATGCGCAAGAAGCCCAGCTTCGTGCGCATCACCAACGCCGGCGCGCGCGAGAGCCACGTGCACGACGTGCAGATCACCAAGGAACCGCCGAACTACCGCGCGGGTTGA